Proteins encoded in a region of the uncultured Erythrobacter sp. genome:
- a CDS encoding transglycosylase domain-containing protein — MSKRGDGLQNKGKRGSRRAAAERSGATSRRTKSSSGKKKVKRGGDKKPSSPFWRWTKRLAIGGTVAAVLAGIFLVFAVGFAARSIPSFYQLKATQNAQTILVRARDGSEIVEIGPSFGEWIDHKDIPDNMKNAMIAVEDKRFHSHLGVDPIRLTGALIEGITGTRARLGGTSTITQQLARNVFLNNNRTIDRKAREAVLAMALEWKFSKEQILELYLNKVYFGGGAYGIDSASRKFFSHPAKELSVAEASIIAGLVKAPSRYSPTADVQAAVDRAQVVLRLMREQGYITADQASVDVGTVELKQQTGQNSVRYFTDWALPQLDILLPETFEPIEVWTTLDVGMQRAATASIESNTPEGTQGALVSLDRDGAILAMVGGTDYVETNFNRATNAMRQPGSSWKLFVYLAALEAGYTPTDDVKDVPVTIDGWSPRNSSGRNIGDTTLRTSFAYSINTVAAQLGNEVGFGTVASMARRFGITTPVSTYPSMVLGSSEVRLIDMTRAFAAVSAKGMAVEPYGITRVTTASGDLLYEHKKARENALVPDYVAAGITDLLQAAVQTGTGKAAQIGRPVAGKTGTTSSNKDGWFVGFSSGITTGVWMGRDDARAVRGLQGGRAPAQAFAAYMRYAVKDRPIEKFDIELNLPEWQLEPDEEYLLGDPDDYYFIDEDGNLVEPGRRDPSESPFGVEGERPGGEGAEPPPAASEDFLEQATGGELPSDGDPPPPPRPPPIEVPTPSRPQGAQGLNDGQ; from the coding sequence ATGTCGAAACGGGGTGACGGTCTCCAGAACAAGGGTAAGCGTGGCAGTCGCCGCGCCGCTGCCGAGCGTTCGGGCGCTACCTCGCGCCGGACCAAATCCAGTTCCGGCAAGAAGAAGGTGAAGCGCGGCGGTGACAAGAAGCCAAGCTCCCCCTTCTGGCGCTGGACCAAAAGACTAGCGATCGGGGGCACTGTCGCCGCGGTTCTCGCTGGCATATTTCTGGTCTTTGCCGTGGGATTTGCGGCGCGATCAATCCCGAGCTTTTACCAGCTGAAAGCCACTCAAAATGCTCAGACTATTCTGGTCCGTGCACGCGATGGCAGCGAGATTGTCGAGATCGGGCCGAGCTTCGGCGAATGGATCGATCACAAAGACATTCCCGACAATATGAAAAATGCGATGATCGCGGTGGAGGACAAACGCTTCCATTCGCATCTCGGCGTCGACCCGATTCGGCTGACCGGTGCGCTGATCGAAGGCATCACGGGCACACGTGCGCGGCTGGGCGGCACGTCGACCATTACGCAGCAGCTGGCGCGAAATGTCTTCCTAAACAACAACCGGACCATCGACCGCAAAGCGCGCGAGGCAGTGCTGGCGATGGCTCTCGAATGGAAATTCTCGAAAGAGCAGATCCTCGAACTCTACCTCAACAAGGTCTATTTCGGCGGCGGAGCATACGGGATCGACAGCGCTAGCCGAAAGTTCTTCAGCCACCCGGCCAAAGAGCTGAGCGTCGCCGAGGCTTCGATCATCGCTGGATTGGTCAAAGCGCCAAGCCGCTATTCGCCGACCGCCGATGTGCAGGCCGCCGTGGACCGTGCTCAGGTTGTGCTGCGGCTGATGCGTGAGCAAGGCTATATCACCGCTGATCAGGCGTCGGTCGATGTCGGCACAGTCGAGCTCAAACAGCAGACTGGCCAGAACTCGGTGCGTTATTTCACCGACTGGGCGCTGCCGCAGCTCGATATTCTGCTGCCAGAGACCTTTGAGCCGATCGAAGTGTGGACCACACTCGATGTGGGAATGCAGCGCGCGGCCACCGCTTCGATCGAATCGAACACGCCCGAGGGTACGCAAGGAGCGCTCGTCAGCCTTGACCGCGACGGGGCGATCCTCGCGATGGTCGGCGGCACCGATTATGTCGAAACCAATTTCAACCGCGCGACCAATGCGATGCGGCAGCCCGGTTCTTCCTGGAAGCTGTTCGTATACCTCGCCGCGCTTGAGGCGGGTTACACGCCGACCGATGATGTGAAGGATGTGCCGGTCACAATCGACGGCTGGAGCCCGCGCAATTCCAGTGGTCGCAACATCGGCGATACCACCTTGCGCACATCGTTTGCGTATTCGATCAACACGGTCGCGGCGCAGCTGGGCAATGAAGTCGGGTTTGGGACTGTCGCGTCGATGGCGCGCCGGTTCGGGATCACCACGCCGGTTTCGACTTATCCTTCGATGGTGCTGGGATCATCAGAGGTTCGCCTGATCGACATGACCCGCGCCTTTGCAGCGGTGTCAGCCAAAGGCATGGCGGTCGAACCATACGGCATCACCCGCGTGACGACCGCGAGCGGCGATCTGCTCTACGAGCATAAGAAGGCTAGGGAAAACGCGTTGGTCCCCGACTATGTTGCAGCGGGGATCACGGACTTGCTTCAGGCGGCTGTGCAGACCGGAACGGGCAAAGCGGCGCAGATTGGGCGCCCTGTTGCCGGAAAAACCGGTACGACCAGCTCCAACAAGGATGGCTGGTTCGTTGGGTTCTCAAGCGGGATCACCACGGGCGTCTGGATGGGCCGTGATGATGCAAGAGCGGTGCGCGGACTCCAAGGGGGACGCGCCCCAGCGCAGGCTTTTGCAGCCTATATGCGCTATGCCGTGAAAGACCGCCCGATCGAGAAATTCGATATCGAGCTAAACCTGCCGGAGTGGCAGCTTGAACCCGATGAGGAATATCTTCTGGGCGATCCCGACGATTACTACTTCATCGACGAAGACGGAAATCTGGTTGAACCGGGACGCCGTGATCCATCTGAGAGTCCATTCGGCGTCGAGGGTGAAAGGCCTGGAGGAGAAGGCGCGGAGCCTCCGCCAGCGGCGAGCGAAGACTTCCTGGAGCAGGCAACCGGAGGCGAGTTGCCGAGCGATGGTGACCCACCGCCGCCACCGCGACCTCCTCCGATAGAAGTTCCCACGCCGTCACGCCCGCAGGGCGCTCAAGGGCTAAACGACGGCCAATAG
- the hflC gene encoding protease modulator HflC, with the protein MTDVWQKYRIPLIAIGVALAALASFVVVVPESHQGVVIRTGKPAKVINPFRPDQAFGSTGAGVYWRIPFVEQVQMVDRRILDLDMEGETVLSNDQQRLEVNAYARFRIFDPVLFVERSGSEAQLRNQLEPILTSVLRQELGRRTFASLLTPERGNAMVSIRTSLDRQARQYGAQILDVRIKRADLPQGTPLQAAFTRMQSDRQEEAETIRAGGRRDAQIIRAEARAEAARIYADAYGKDPEFYDFYRGMQSYRSTFLQGEGESSMVLSEDNEYFRQFRGQR; encoded by the coding sequence ATGACGGACGTCTGGCAGAAATATCGCATCCCTCTCATCGCGATCGGTGTAGCGCTGGCAGCCCTTGCGAGCTTCGTGGTCGTGGTTCCGGAATCGCATCAAGGCGTGGTAATCCGCACGGGTAAACCGGCGAAAGTCATCAATCCATTCAGGCCGGATCAGGCGTTCGGTTCGACGGGTGCAGGCGTGTATTGGCGTATTCCGTTCGTCGAGCAGGTTCAGATGGTGGATCGCCGTATCCTCGATCTGGATATGGAAGGCGAAACCGTGCTGTCGAACGATCAGCAGCGGCTTGAAGTGAACGCCTATGCGCGGTTCCGGATATTCGACCCGGTACTGTTCGTCGAGCGCTCGGGTTCGGAAGCACAGCTGCGCAACCAGCTCGAACCGATCCTCACTTCTGTGCTTCGCCAGGAACTGGGCCGGCGGACATTTGCCAGCCTGCTGACGCCTGAGCGCGGCAACGCGATGGTCAGCATCCGCACGTCGCTCGATCGGCAGGCGCGGCAATATGGCGCTCAGATTCTCGACGTTCGCATCAAGCGGGCCGATTTGCCGCAGGGCACCCCGCTCCAAGCGGCCTTCACCCGGATGCAGTCCGACCGTCAGGAAGAAGCGGAAACCATTCGCGCTGGCGGCCGCCGTGACGCACAGATTATCCGTGCTGAAGCCCGCGCCGAAGCCGCCCGTATTTATGCGGACGCCTATGGCAAGGATCCTGAGTTCTACGATTTCTATCGCGGGATGCAGAGCTATCGCTCGACATTCCTGCAGGGCGAAGGCGAAAGTTCAATGGTGCTGTCGGAAGACAACGAGTATTTCCGGCAGTTCCGCGGCCAGCGCTGA
- a CDS encoding Mrp/NBP35 family ATP-binding protein, with the protein MTETPNSAPSEEQLRAVLPGEVDARVKSAKMVAGRAIIVAEAGDLFGKARDDLEAIIQEKMGIVPGVDEVRVALMGDRVRRQMIAIGSGKGGVGKSTLTTNLAVAFAKMGRKVGVIDADIYGPSQPRLLGNESDRPVAENEQLIPISSPHGVKFLSMGSLVNPGKALAWRGPMAGSALGQLVDARWEDTDLLLIDLPPGTGDVQLSMMQKHKPDGALLVSTPQDIALLDAARAGQLFEQGDIPIIGLVENMSGYACPHCGETSDPFGQGGVEKFADTLEIPFLGRIPLSLEIRQKSDAGTPPALADDENAAAFTAIAEQLRGWLEAKAG; encoded by the coding sequence ATGACCGAGACCCCAAATTCGGCCCCTTCCGAGGAGCAATTGCGCGCGGTTTTGCCGGGCGAAGTGGATGCGCGCGTGAAATCCGCCAAGATGGTCGCAGGCCGCGCGATTATCGTCGCCGAGGCGGGCGATTTGTTCGGCAAAGCGCGGGACGACCTTGAAGCCATAATTCAAGAGAAGATGGGCATCGTGCCTGGAGTTGACGAAGTTCGGGTGGCCCTGATGGGCGACCGCGTGCGCCGCCAGATGATCGCCATCGGATCGGGTAAAGGCGGAGTCGGAAAATCGACTTTGACCACCAACCTTGCCGTCGCGTTCGCCAAGATGGGGCGCAAGGTCGGGGTGATTGATGCCGATATCTACGGCCCATCGCAGCCGCGTTTGCTCGGTAATGAAAGCGACCGGCCGGTGGCCGAGAATGAGCAATTGATCCCGATTTCGAGCCCGCATGGGGTCAAGTTCCTGTCGATGGGCAGTCTGGTCAATCCGGGTAAGGCGCTGGCATGGCGCGGACCGATGGCAGGCAGCGCGCTCGGGCAACTCGTCGATGCACGCTGGGAAGACACGGACTTGCTGCTGATCGACTTGCCGCCGGGCACCGGAGATGTGCAATTATCGATGATGCAAAAGCACAAGCCCGATGGTGCATTGCTGGTGTCGACGCCGCAGGATATTGCGCTGCTCGATGCTGCACGGGCGGGGCAGCTGTTTGAACAGGGGGACATTCCGATCATCGGACTGGTGGAGAACATGTCGGGCTATGCTTGCCCCCATTGCGGCGAGACGAGCGATCCGTTCGGGCAGGGTGGAGTCGAGAAATTTGCCGACACCCTTGAGATCCCGTTCCTAGGCCGCATTCCATTGAGCCTCGAAATACGCCAGAAAAGCGATGCCGGAACCCCTCCTGCGCTGGCCGATGACGAGAACGCCGCCGCCTTCACCGCCATAGCCGAGCAATTGCGCGGCTGGCTCGAGGCAAAGGCGGGCTAG
- the hflK gene encoding protease modulator HflK yields the protein MAGKKNPWGGGKGGDDTPETGDNDSGKSGGPRNPWLPGGGGSDDGKRRSANIEDIFKNRGPEGPRRGGGGGGPTLRLPQRPGGKSWAPIVVVAVLVLWLAASSVHFIQPREQGIVTWLGSKYARTLSPGTNPTLPWPIQTVAVENVSEIRRESIGDGGENLILTGDQNLVDLSYIVRWNIKNLVQYRFQLAEPDETLREVAESAMRAAVAETSLDTVLSGSGRESVEARVSMRMQEILDAYGAGIAVQGVEIARTEAPEQVIEAFNDVLAARQDAERNLNEARRFEQQQLATAQGDAAEFNEIYEQYRLAPEVTRRRLYYETMEQVLSKTDKTVIGSDGVQPYLPLNELQRRQNQTPTPTTQQGGQ from the coding sequence ATGGCTGGCAAGAAAAATCCCTGGGGCGGCGGCAAAGGCGGTGACGATACGCCCGAAACCGGAGATAACGATTCCGGCAAGTCCGGCGGACCGCGCAATCCGTGGCTGCCCGGTGGTGGCGGCTCGGACGATGGCAAGCGGCGCTCGGCTAACATCGAAGATATTTTCAAGAACCGCGGTCCAGAGGGCCCGCGTCGCGGCGGCGGCGGTGGTGGTCCGACGCTTCGCCTTCCACAGCGTCCCGGCGGCAAGAGCTGGGCTCCGATCGTTGTCGTCGCGGTGCTCGTCCTTTGGTTGGCAGCCAGCAGCGTTCACTTCATACAGCCGCGTGAGCAGGGCATAGTGACGTGGCTGGGGAGCAAGTACGCGCGCACTCTTTCACCCGGGACGAATCCTACTTTGCCGTGGCCAATCCAGACTGTGGCCGTTGAGAATGTGAGCGAGATTCGCCGCGAAAGCATCGGTGATGGTGGCGAAAACCTGATCCTTACAGGCGATCAGAACCTCGTCGACCTTAGCTACATCGTGCGCTGGAATATCAAGAACCTAGTGCAGTACCGCTTCCAACTGGCTGAGCCGGACGAAACCCTACGTGAAGTTGCTGAATCGGCCATGCGCGCTGCGGTTGCGGAAACCAGTCTCGATACCGTCTTGTCCGGTTCGGGTCGTGAATCTGTTGAAGCACGGGTAAGCATGCGAATGCAGGAAATTCTTGATGCCTATGGCGCAGGGATCGCCGTGCAGGGCGTTGAAATCGCCCGCACGGAAGCTCCGGAACAGGTCATCGAGGCCTTCAACGACGTGCTCGCTGCACGGCAGGACGCTGAGCGCAATCTCAATGAAGCGCGCCGGTTTGAGCAGCAACAGCTAGCCACCGCGCAGGGTGACGCGGCAGAATTCAACGAGATTTACGAGCAGTATCGCCTTGCACCGGAGGTGACGCGGCGACGGCTCTATTACGAGACCATGGAGCAGGTGCTGTCCAAGACCGACAAAACCGTGATCGGCAGCGACGGAGTGCAGCCTTATCTGCCTCTTAATGAGTTGCAGCGGCGCCAGAACCAAACCCCGACTCCAACAACGCAGCAAGGAGGGCAGTGA
- the hemH gene encoding ferrochelatase — MTWQPQRLPNDHPPAKCGSIGVLLVNLGTPDGPDPGSVKRYLKQFLSDRRVIEIPAIAWQPILRGIILNTRPQKSSKAYTKIWTDRGSPLADITSRQAEAIAEEMGQEIVVDYAMRYGKPSIEQRMTELTEKGCDRILIAPLYPQYCAATTATVFDEVARVMGEMRWQPALRFLPPYHDNDAYLGALASDLGRQVSALDFQPEVMLLSFHGMPQRTLERGDPYHCHCHKTARLLRERLSDQPGFEGVRFETTFQSRFGPAQWLEPATDDTLIAEGEKGTKRLVVAAPGFAADCVETLEELALEGRDEFVEAGGEQYAVLDCLNVSGSGLTMLESLLRRELSGWI, encoded by the coding sequence ATGACCTGGCAGCCTCAACGCCTTCCCAACGATCATCCGCCGGCGAAGTGCGGGTCGATCGGCGTCTTGCTGGTCAATCTCGGCACGCCGGATGGTCCAGACCCCGGTTCGGTCAAGCGTTACCTCAAACAGTTCCTGTCCGACCGGCGCGTGATCGAAATTCCCGCGATTGCTTGGCAACCGATCCTGCGCGGGATCATCCTGAACACGCGCCCGCAGAAAAGTTCCAAGGCCTACACAAAGATTTGGACCGATCGCGGCTCACCCTTGGCCGACATAACGTCGCGGCAGGCCGAAGCGATTGCTGAGGAAATGGGTCAGGAAATCGTTGTCGATTACGCTATGCGCTATGGCAAGCCGTCAATCGAGCAGCGAATGACAGAGCTGACCGAAAAGGGTTGCGACCGCATCCTGATCGCGCCGCTCTATCCTCAATACTGCGCTGCAACGACGGCCACGGTGTTTGACGAAGTGGCGCGGGTCATGGGCGAAATGCGTTGGCAACCGGCCTTGCGGTTCCTGCCGCCCTATCACGACAACGATGCCTATCTCGGCGCATTGGCGAGCGACCTAGGTCGGCAGGTCAGTGCTCTCGATTTCCAACCCGAAGTCATGCTGCTGAGCTTCCACGGCATGCCGCAGCGCACGCTGGAGCGCGGCGATCCGTATCATTGCCACTGCCACAAGACGGCGAGGTTGCTGCGCGAGCGCCTGTCCGACCAGCCAGGATTCGAAGGCGTTCGGTTCGAAACGACATTCCAGTCGCGCTTTGGCCCGGCGCAATGGCTTGAGCCTGCGACCGACGATACGCTGATTGCCGAGGGTGAAAAGGGCACCAAGCGGTTGGTTGTCGCTGCGCCCGGGTTTGCCGCCGATTGTGTTGAAACGTTGGAAGAGCTCGCGCTCGAAGGTCGCGACGAGTTTGTTGAGGCAGGCGGCGAGCAATATGCCGTGCTCGATTGCCTCAATGTCAGCGGTAGCGGTCTGACGATGCTCGAAAGCCTGCTCCGGCGCGAGCTTTCCGGCTGGATTTAG
- a CDS encoding Do family serine endopeptidase, with translation MNKVRYVYGLTSALLVGGAAVSLITGQPAGAQVAQNDDSVMSRVVPSAGAPESFADLTQQLQPAVVNIATRQRVEVNSNPFAGTPFADLFNRRRGGTPQQPQTREAQSLGSGFIISSDGFVVTNNHVVAPNNRATLEEITVTMPDGTEYEAELVGADAASDLAVLKIISDQSFPFVQFGDSSESRVGEWVVAIGNPFGLGGTVTSGIISAVYRNTGQGGAYDRYIQTDASINRGNSGGPLFDMQGNVIGINNAIFSPSGGSVGIGFAIPAEIAAPIVDQLKDGREIERGFLGIGLDSMSDDLADSLGLPRNRGEIIQNVQDDSAADKAGLRPGDIVTKVNGQDVTSEQTVSFLVANLEPGAVVPIEILREGQRQTVNATLGKRPSEAELAQQAQVFDPESDEPMDPDETDDTIAEKLGLQVLAMTPQIARQLGVGQDTNGLVIGAVDPNSDAGRKGLRRGDIILSANYQAVATVDELREQVVAAETDNRDAVLLRVQRRSQPPRFVPVRLR, from the coding sequence GTGAACAAAGTGCGGTACGTTTATGGACTGACAAGCGCGCTTCTGGTCGGAGGTGCTGCTGTTTCGCTGATCACCGGCCAACCGGCTGGCGCTCAAGTCGCTCAGAACGACGATTCGGTGATGAGCCGCGTCGTCCCCAGCGCTGGCGCTCCGGAGAGCTTCGCCGACCTTACGCAGCAGCTGCAACCGGCGGTGGTCAACATCGCGACGCGCCAGCGGGTCGAAGTCAACAGCAATCCCTTCGCCGGAACGCCATTCGCCGATCTGTTCAACCGGCGCCGTGGTGGCACTCCGCAGCAGCCGCAAACCCGCGAAGCGCAATCGCTGGGTTCGGGTTTCATCATTTCGTCCGATGGCTTTGTGGTGACCAACAACCACGTGGTCGCGCCGAACAATCGCGCCACGCTCGAAGAAATCACGGTCACGATGCCCGATGGTACCGAGTACGAAGCTGAGCTTGTGGGTGCCGATGCGGCATCCGATCTAGCAGTGCTCAAGATCATTTCTGACCAGAGCTTCCCTTTCGTTCAGTTCGGCGATTCGAGCGAATCGCGTGTTGGCGAATGGGTCGTTGCAATCGGCAATCCGTTCGGTCTGGGCGGAACGGTGACCTCCGGCATTATCTCGGCCGTGTACCGCAACACTGGCCAGGGCGGCGCGTATGACCGCTACATCCAGACCGATGCCAGCATCAATCGCGGCAATTCAGGCGGTCCGCTGTTCGACATGCAGGGCAATGTCATCGGCATCAACAATGCGATTTTCTCGCCTTCGGGCGGCAGCGTCGGGATCGGCTTTGCTATCCCAGCTGAAATCGCGGCGCCGATTGTTGATCAGCTTAAGGACGGCCGCGAAATCGAGCGCGGCTTCCTCGGCATCGGGCTCGACTCCATGAGCGACGATCTGGCCGATTCGCTCGGCCTGCCGCGCAATCGCGGCGAGATCATCCAGAATGTTCAAGATGACAGCGCAGCCGACAAGGCTGGCCTGCGTCCGGGCGACATCGTGACTAAGGTCAATGGCCAGGACGTTACGTCCGAACAGACCGTGTCGTTCCTCGTCGCGAACCTCGAACCGGGTGCAGTCGTTCCAATCGAAATCCTGCGCGAAGGTCAGCGTCAAACCGTCAACGCAACGCTCGGCAAGCGTCCAAGCGAAGCCGAACTGGCGCAGCAGGCGCAAGTGTTCGATCCGGAATCGGACGAGCCGATGGACCCGGACGAGACAGACGACACCATCGCGGAAAAGCTGGGCCTGCAAGTGCTCGCCATGACCCCGCAGATCGCGCGTCAACTTGGCGTGGGCCAGGATACAAACGGCCTGGTAATTGGCGCGGTCGATCCGAATTCAGACGCGGGCCGCAAGGGTCTGCGCCGCGGCGACATCATCCTGTCGGCAAACTATCAGGCCGTGGCCACGGTTGATGAACTGCGCGAACAGGTGGTTGCTGCCGAAACAGACAACCGTGATGCAGTGCTCCTGCGCGTTCAGCGCCGCAGCCAACCGCCGCGTTTCGTTCCGGTTCGGCTGCGCTAA
- a CDS encoding molybdopterin cofactor-binding domain-containing protein, protein MEVSRRGLVAGAALGGGLLVAWWVMPRTYPNPLQPANGEHAFDAWLKVAEDGVVTVAVPQLEMGQGVTTLLPQIIAQELGADWRQIAVEPAAVSGAYPNVPLAERWSHLWDPTTSGLSEATDDFLAERFASQSRFTATAEGTSLAAYEAPCRAAAAAARAMLAQEAASRWDVAWEQCDVARGLVRYGEQTATFGELAAGAAERSPPDPPPLRPELLDTEPQVTGADLPVAFSRIDLPSKVDGSYQFAGDVRLPGLVYAAIRHGPSDGSELTDFDADAGARISGVVGAVKGKRWLAVAANNWWSANRALDAMDPQFKTSFPVNSDDIAGRLDTMLEGGPSFRIAETGFGEEGMGRVDFARRYEVDPAMAAPLETATATARLRDGRLELWMASQAPEQARSAAAKAIGLSPEDVALYPMPAGGSFDARLEHDHAIEIALIARELGKPVQLSWPRRDEIIRSRPRAPSYMLLGAQLAQGGSGQIDALRVRLACPPSTLEFGNRLFGNLTSSAAVREATGKKDVLACEGGLPPYELPSVVVEHVPVEIGLPVGRVRGNSNSYTAFAIESFIDEIASAHSREPLSYRMALLGADIRLAACLQRAAQIAEWDGGLDQSGQGLACHRIGGASDGGRIACVATARPGEGGVRVTKLSVAVDIGRIVNEDIARQQIEGGLVFGIGIALGNAIQYRAGMPTGLDYSDLGLPTLADCPEIAIEFMASEAPPFDPGELGVVVTPPAIANALFSATGLRLRRLPLLSSGL, encoded by the coding sequence GTGGAAGTTTCACGGCGCGGATTGGTTGCAGGGGCAGCCCTAGGGGGCGGGCTGCTGGTGGCGTGGTGGGTGATGCCGCGCACCTATCCCAACCCGTTGCAACCGGCGAACGGCGAGCATGCTTTCGATGCGTGGCTCAAGGTGGCCGAAGACGGCGTAGTCACCGTCGCCGTCCCGCAGCTGGAAATGGGGCAGGGTGTCACAACGCTTCTGCCGCAGATCATCGCGCAGGAGCTGGGCGCAGACTGGCGGCAGATCGCCGTTGAACCCGCAGCCGTGTCTGGTGCCTATCCGAATGTCCCGCTGGCCGAGCGTTGGTCGCATTTATGGGACCCAACTACCTCGGGATTGTCCGAGGCGACCGATGACTTTCTCGCCGAGCGCTTCGCCAGCCAATCCCGATTTACCGCGACCGCCGAGGGTACCTCGCTCGCTGCCTATGAAGCGCCGTGCCGCGCCGCTGCCGCCGCGGCGCGGGCGATGCTGGCGCAGGAAGCGGCATCGCGTTGGGATGTCGCCTGGGAGCAATGCGATGTTGCTCGCGGTCTCGTTCGATATGGCGAACAAACGGCCACCTTTGGCGAGCTAGCGGCCGGCGCGGCTGAGCGATCACCACCCGATCCTCCGCCGCTGCGCCCTGAATTGCTGGATACGGAGCCGCAGGTAACCGGCGCCGATTTGCCTGTCGCCTTTTCACGCATCGACCTGCCATCGAAGGTCGACGGGTCTTATCAATTCGCTGGCGACGTGCGCCTGCCTGGCCTTGTTTATGCAGCGATCCGCCATGGCCCTTCGGACGGCTCTGAGCTGACCGATTTCGATGCCGATGCTGGCGCGCGAATCTCCGGCGTGGTCGGCGCAGTCAAAGGCAAACGTTGGCTGGCGGTTGCAGCGAACAATTGGTGGAGCGCCAATCGCGCGCTCGATGCGATGGACCCGCAATTCAAGACCAGCTTTCCGGTCAATAGCGATGATATTGCCGGGCGGCTCGACACGATGCTTGAGGGTGGTCCTTCCTTCCGTATCGCCGAAACTGGCTTTGGCGAAGAGGGCATGGGCCGGGTCGATTTTGCGCGCCGGTATGAAGTTGACCCAGCGATGGCCGCGCCGCTTGAAACGGCGACTGCCACCGCGCGGCTTCGTGATGGACGGCTCGAACTATGGATGGCCAGTCAAGCGCCGGAGCAAGCCAGGTCGGCCGCAGCCAAGGCCATTGGGCTCAGTCCCGAAGATGTCGCTCTCTACCCGATGCCTGCTGGCGGCAGTTTCGACGCGCGGCTGGAGCACGATCACGCCATTGAGATCGCCCTGATCGCCCGAGAGCTGGGCAAGCCTGTGCAATTGAGCTGGCCGCGCCGTGACGAAATCATTCGTTCGCGCCCGCGTGCGCCCTCTTACATGCTGCTTGGCGCGCAGCTGGCGCAAGGCGGCTCAGGTCAGATCGACGCTTTGCGCGTACGTCTGGCTTGCCCGCCCAGCACGCTCGAATTCGGCAACCGCCTGTTCGGCAACCTGACCAGTTCGGCAGCGGTCCGTGAAGCCACTGGCAAGAAGGACGTCCTCGCCTGCGAGGGTGGTTTGCCGCCTTACGAGCTGCCCAGCGTGGTGGTGGAGCATGTGCCGGTCGAGATTGGCCTTCCTGTTGGCCGGGTGCGCGGCAACTCCAACAGTTACACTGCCTTTGCGATCGAGAGTTTCATCGATGAGATCGCGAGCGCACATTCTCGCGAGCCGCTATCCTATCGTATGGCGTTGCTTGGCGCAGATATCCGGCTCGCCGCCTGCCTCCAGCGCGCGGCGCAGATCGCCGAGTGGGACGGCGGATTGGACCAGAGCGGTCAGGGTCTCGCCTGTCACCGGATCGGCGGGGCGAGTGACGGTGGCCGGATTGCCTGCGTTGCCACCGCGCGGCCCGGCGAAGGCGGCGTGCGCGTTACCAAGCTCAGCGTCGCGGTCGACATTGGGCGGATCGTGAACGAAGATATTGCCCGCCAACAGATCGAAGGCGGGCTGGTATTCGGCATCGGCATCGCGCTGGGCAATGCCATCCAATACCGCGCGGGCATGCCGACCGGTCTCGACTACAGCGACCTGGGTCTGCCTACGCTCGCCGACTGCCCTGAGATCGCGATCGAGTTTATGGCTAGCGAAGCGCCGCCTTTCGACCCTGGCGAGCTCGGAGTGGTAGTGACACCGCCAGCGATTGCCAACGCACTGTTTTCGGCCACGGGGTTGAGACTGCGCCGCCTGCCCTTACTTTCGAGCGGTCTATGA